A stretch of the Bdellovibrio sp. 22V genome encodes the following:
- a CDS encoding cupin domain-containing protein: MIITRWQAPIVPSKEQVHMILESEGLEPFDEVYDPQMKVSDHRHPFAEVRVIVAGEMIFNISGNQFVLRPGDRVEIPANTKHSHVAQGAAQCVCVCAQRAI; encoded by the coding sequence ATGATCATCACACGTTGGCAAGCACCGATTGTTCCCAGCAAAGAACAAGTTCACATGATTCTTGAGTCTGAAGGCTTAGAGCCTTTTGATGAAGTGTATGATCCGCAAATGAAAGTGTCTGATCATCGCCATCCCTTTGCCGAAGTGCGCGTGATTGTTGCGGGAGAAATGATCTTTAATATTTCGGGAAATCAGTTTGTTCTTCGTCCCGGCGATCGCGTGGAAATTCCTGCCAATACCAAGCACTCCCATGTGGCTCAGGGAGCTGCACAGTGCGTTTGCGTGTGCGCACAAAGAGCGATCTAA
- a CDS encoding replication-associated recombination protein A produces the protein MDLFSSSSAALSSSPLSEVLRPKNLDEIFGQEKTLGPQAKLGQMLRKGYLPSLIIWGPPGTGKTTFALALSQHFNAHFVNLNAVDTGAKALREVGESGKDRRLQYQQKTVLFVDEIHRFNKAQQDVLLPFVEKGDIVLVGATTENPSYELNRALLSRCRVVVFERLSDQDLRKIIHRAEVHYSKPLNKILTAEAITNLIEYSDGDARRLINSLEILYTFTKDEKDGALLDVNDMRELLQQNPIGYDKSSEMHYDLISAFIKSVRGSDPDAAVYYLARMLDGGEDPIFIARRLIILASEDIGNADPRAISVAVSGLQAVEAIGLPEGAITLSQVTTYLASCPKSNASYMALNKARELVDKTRTLPVPLHLRSAKTAMAKDMGYGRDYKYPHNFPTGWTEQSYLPEEVADAQLYEPTTRGFEKNIREYLNWMKGSGKT, from the coding sequence ATGGATTTGTTTTCCTCCTCTTCTGCAGCCTTAAGTTCGTCGCCTTTGTCTGAAGTTCTTCGTCCGAAAAACTTGGACGAGATTTTTGGACAGGAAAAAACTTTAGGCCCGCAGGCAAAGTTGGGCCAAATGTTGCGAAAAGGCTATTTGCCGAGTCTCATTATTTGGGGGCCTCCGGGAACAGGTAAAACGACTTTCGCCTTGGCTTTATCACAGCACTTTAATGCCCATTTCGTGAACTTGAACGCTGTCGATACGGGGGCAAAGGCTTTGCGCGAAGTCGGTGAGTCGGGAAAAGATCGTCGTCTGCAGTATCAGCAGAAAACGGTTCTTTTCGTGGATGAAATCCATCGTTTCAACAAAGCTCAGCAGGATGTCTTGCTTCCATTTGTAGAAAAAGGGGATATCGTTCTTGTCGGCGCAACGACCGAAAATCCAAGCTATGAACTTAATCGCGCTCTTTTAAGCCGGTGTCGTGTCGTCGTGTTCGAACGACTTTCCGATCAAGATCTGCGTAAAATCATCCATAGAGCGGAAGTGCACTACAGTAAACCGCTTAATAAGATTCTTACAGCTGAGGCCATCACAAATTTGATCGAATATTCCGACGGAGACGCTCGCCGCCTGATCAACAGTCTCGAAATTCTGTATACTTTCACGAAAGACGAAAAAGACGGCGCGCTTCTCGACGTCAATGATATGCGAGAGCTTCTTCAGCAGAATCCCATCGGTTACGACAAAAGCTCCGAGATGCACTACGATCTTATCTCGGCTTTCATCAAAAGTGTTCGCGGGAGCGACCCCGACGCCGCCGTTTATTATCTGGCGCGCATGCTTGATGGTGGGGAAGATCCTATTTTTATCGCGCGTCGTTTGATCATCTTGGCCTCCGAAGACATAGGCAACGCGGATCCGCGCGCGATTTCGGTCGCTGTTTCTGGCTTGCAGGCGGTCGAAGCTATTGGTTTGCCTGAAGGAGCGATCACGCTTTCTCAAGTGACGACTTATTTAGCTTCATGTCCAAAATCGAACGCCTCTTACATGGCCCTCAACAAAGCTCGCGAATTGGTGGATAAAACACGCACTCTGCCGGTGCCGTTGCATTTACGTTCCGCAAAGACAGCGATGGCAAAAGATATGGGTTACGGTCGAGACTATAAATATCCGCACAATTTCCCAACAGGATGGACCGAGCAGTCTTATCTTCCCGAGGAAGTGGCCGATGCACAGCTTTATGAGCCGACCACGCGCGGATTCGAAAAAAACATTCGTGAATATTTGAACTGGATGAAGGGTTCGGGAAAAACTTAG
- the pilQ gene encoding type IV pilus secretin PilQ — protein MNGFIRFFILTAMIASLTSCASQPVEDDLALDGMESSTESAPAESGPQDDFADFEETDVDQQQAQEPAPTQADQDLAIEDEVNQAGGDQQAAQEVPPAEPAPVETSPTEDPFADTTVADAPAPAPETTIPETTPEPTITETTPVPVETTPVATQPVGVPANITDLQFKANETGGTVVVQADKPVTFTTRSNPDLRQFIVEVDNANLPDRLKRSLNTRDIKGSVGAIDAYQNPGSTTARFVIQLREGVGEPTVQAEGNSLLIVANGSAAAASQVAQADSPNVDMNDGNILPSQNLTEFLAGNTKFYGKKISIETNNMDIRDALNFITEESGVNMVISEDVKGAVSLKLRQVPWDQALVVIMKAKKLGYTRQGNVLRIAPLQDLKAEEDDATKLAQARKNVEPLKVRMFPVSYARVDELEKKIKDFLGDRGRVVGDVRTNALVVTDIEENLERAAKLIASLDTQPAQVLIEGKIVEAKESFTRNIGINWGATGAPIKLGNTARGPVNMNPSFNVNPGAGNNGNFNLNLTLGTLDIFGTLTAALALSESEEQVKIISAPRIMTMTNEKADINQTTEVPVRQVTQNGTATQETFQFKPLTLKLEVTPQVTADGSVIMKVLVNRQFRGADVSSAGQGAFAVNSREANTRVLVKNGQTAVIGGIYQSDATDGEAGVPWFRELPFISYLFKTKNISKEKSELLIFLTPRIMGQVDQNNSTPTTQDF, from the coding sequence ATGAACGGATTCATTAGATTTTTTATCCTTACTGCAATGATTGCATCGTTGACCTCTTGTGCAAGTCAGCCTGTCGAGGATGATTTGGCATTGGATGGTATGGAATCTTCCACGGAGTCGGCTCCTGCTGAATCCGGTCCTCAAGACGATTTCGCTGACTTCGAAGAAACCGATGTTGACCAGCAACAAGCGCAAGAACCGGCTCCAACTCAAGCCGATCAAGATCTTGCGATTGAAGATGAAGTGAATCAAGCGGGTGGTGACCAGCAAGCTGCTCAAGAGGTTCCGCCTGCAGAGCCAGCTCCTGTAGAGACCTCTCCGACGGAGGACCCCTTTGCCGACACGACAGTTGCGGACGCTCCGGCACCTGCACCTGAAACAACAATTCCAGAGACGACTCCGGAGCCGACAATCACAGAAACAACACCAGTTCCTGTCGAAACAACACCTGTCGCAACACAGCCGGTGGGTGTTCCTGCGAATATCACGGATCTGCAGTTTAAAGCAAATGAGACGGGCGGTACCGTTGTCGTGCAAGCGGACAAGCCTGTGACGTTCACGACTCGTTCAAATCCAGATCTTCGCCAGTTTATCGTTGAAGTTGATAATGCGAACTTGCCTGATCGTTTGAAAAGATCTTTGAATACACGCGATATTAAAGGCAGTGTGGGTGCGATCGACGCCTATCAAAATCCTGGTTCTACAACAGCGCGTTTCGTGATCCAATTGCGCGAAGGCGTGGGTGAACCGACGGTTCAGGCCGAAGGCAACAGCCTTTTGATCGTGGCCAACGGTTCGGCTGCGGCGGCTTCGCAAGTGGCGCAAGCGGATTCTCCAAACGTCGACATGAACGATGGAAATATCCTGCCAAGCCAAAATCTGACAGAGTTCTTGGCGGGGAACACGAAGTTCTACGGAAAGAAAATTTCGATCGAAACTAACAATATGGATATTCGCGACGCTTTGAACTTCATTACTGAAGAGAGCGGCGTCAACATGGTGATTTCTGAAGACGTTAAAGGCGCGGTCAGTTTGAAACTTCGCCAGGTGCCTTGGGACCAAGCTTTGGTTGTTATCATGAAAGCTAAAAAGCTGGGTTATACTCGTCAAGGGAACGTTCTTCGTATTGCTCCTCTTCAAGACCTGAAGGCCGAGGAAGACGATGCGACGAAACTTGCGCAAGCTCGTAAGAACGTCGAACCATTGAAAGTTCGCATGTTCCCAGTAAGCTACGCGCGTGTCGACGAGCTGGAAAAGAAAATCAAAGATTTCTTGGGTGACCGTGGCCGCGTGGTCGGTGACGTCCGCACAAACGCTCTTGTCGTCACAGACATTGAAGAAAACCTCGAGCGCGCCGCAAAACTCATCGCCAGCCTCGACACCCAACCAGCCCAAGTCCTCATCGAAGGCAAAATCGTCGAAGCCAAAGAAAGCTTCACAAGAAATATTGGTATCAATTGGGGTGCCACAGGAGCTCCAATCAAATTGGGTAATACAGCTCGTGGCCCAGTGAATATGAATCCAAGCTTTAACGTGAATCCTGGTGCGGGTAACAACGGTAACTTCAACCTGAATTTGACGTTGGGTACCTTGGATATCTTCGGAACTTTGACAGCGGCATTGGCTTTGTCTGAAAGCGAAGAGCAAGTCAAAATCATCTCTGCTCCGCGAATCATGACTATGACAAACGAGAAAGCCGACATCAATCAGACGACCGAGGTTCCGGTTCGTCAAGTGACTCAAAATGGAACAGCGACACAAGAGACGTTCCAGTTCAAGCCATTGACTTTGAAACTTGAGGTGACCCCTCAGGTAACAGCCGATGGATCTGTTATAATGAAAGTGCTTGTGAACAGACAGTTCCGGGGCGCCGACGTGAGTAGTGCCGGTCAGGGTGCTTTTGCGGTTAACAGCCGTGAAGCGAACACTCGTGTCCTTGTGAAAAACGGGCAAACGGCTGTTATCGGTGGTATTTACCAAAGCGACGCGACGGACGGTGAAGCTGGTGTTCCTTGGTTCCGTGAACTTCCTTTTATTAGTTATTTGTTCAAGACTAAGAACATCAGTAAGGAAAAATCGGAACTTTTGATCTTCCTCACGCCAAGAATTATGGGCCAGGTTGATCAAAACAATTCGACACCTACGACACAAGACTTCTAA
- a CDS encoding pilus assembly protein PilP, producing MKSVRWMVSYIVVASLGLWLAFAVSMKFMAPAYSQETPANGDLPPDFMKEVEQTQVPPAGTTPPPAQGTTPPPPTAPPMEGVPPAAQGTQQQVPPPPMDAPIGDAMTAPPPAPVPGIVQQDGYIYDPTGKRDPFKPFRTVRPVAIDPAKPMEKVEPLQRWELDRLQVVGILWDVRTPRAMIRDPDGAVFTVTKNAKIGRAEGYVAVIREGEVVVVETRYDDGKSFKESRVLELKK from the coding sequence GTGAAATCTGTAAGATGGATGGTATCTTACATTGTAGTAGCTTCATTGGGACTTTGGCTGGCTTTTGCAGTCAGCATGAAGTTCATGGCGCCGGCGTATTCGCAAGAGACTCCGGCGAACGGTGATTTGCCTCCTGATTTCATGAAAGAGGTTGAACAAACGCAAGTGCCGCCGGCAGGAACAACACCTCCGCCTGCACAGGGAACTACGCCGCCGCCGCCGACAGCTCCACCTATGGAAGGAGTTCCTCCTGCGGCTCAAGGTACACAACAACAAGTACCTCCGCCGCCGATGGATGCTCCGATTGGTGATGCGATGACAGCGCCTCCTCCAGCACCGGTTCCAGGCATTGTTCAGCAAGATGGATATATTTATGACCCGACAGGAAAGAGAGACCCGTTCAAACCTTTCCGAACTGTCAGACCTGTGGCAATCGACCCGGCGAAGCCAATGGAAAAAGTAGAACCATTGCAACGTTGGGAACTTGATCGTTTGCAGGTTGTTGGAATTCTTTGGGACGTACGCACGCCGCGTGCGATGATCAGAGATCCAGATGGGGCTGTGTTTACGGTTACAAAAAATGCCAAGATTGGTCGCGCAGAAGGATATGTCGCGGTCATTCGCGAGGGAGAAGTCGTTGTCGTAGAAACTCGTTACGATGACGGTAAGTCGTTCAAAGAATCTCGCGTCTTGGAGCTCAAGAAGTAG
- the pilO gene encoding type 4a pilus biogenesis protein PilO, which yields MNKFFETLAAQQVGKILIIGLGLTAFYWYALYNDGSAIDAQIASISQELQVEENKKKDTDATLKQVQEMQEKVGQLSQKYQEISRRLPSVLFSIDINKAIDDFARNAGVSVKSKKPGENIKKEVVEEVPVEVGLEGNYAELAQFTYLVSTAERMARVKNVIITESEPGSKKLKFEGQVVGYKLAPEEKKKPEGTETPQ from the coding sequence ATGAATAAGTTTTTTGAAACTCTCGCAGCACAACAAGTAGGAAAGATCCTCATTATCGGTCTGGGACTGACGGCCTTCTATTGGTATGCGCTTTACAATGACGGCTCGGCAATTGATGCGCAAATTGCGTCGATCAGCCAAGAATTGCAAGTGGAAGAAAACAAGAAGAAAGACACGGATGCGACTTTGAAACAAGTGCAGGAAATGCAGGAAAAAGTCGGTCAACTCAGTCAGAAGTATCAAGAGATTTCCCGTCGTCTTCCTTCGGTTTTATTCTCCATCGATATCAATAAAGCGATTGATGATTTCGCCCGTAATGCGGGTGTCAGCGTGAAGTCGAAAAAACCGGGCGAGAATATTAAAAAAGAAGTCGTTGAAGAAGTGCCCGTTGAAGTGGGCCTTGAGGGGAATTATGCAGAGCTCGCACAATTCACTTACCTCGTATCAACAGCTGAAAGAATGGCTCGTGTTAAGAACGTGATTATTACGGAAAGTGAACCAGGATCTAAGAAACTGAAATTTGAAGGCCAAGTAGTTGGTTACAAATTAGCTCCTGAAGAAAAGAAAAAGCCTGAGGGCACGGAGACGCCGCAGTGA
- a CDS encoding PilN domain-containing protein, producing the protein MIKINLASSASIGSSAALSSSLGISSETFLAPDEVRKEALKRLVLLLVGPLALYIYENQNIPQKQADLNSKQQVLTELQNYNARAAASVAEIKKFKEDEALMEARIAALEKISKDRQREIRVLDLLQSVIPEKAWVTRIQINPERVNIQGLALSDFEVSSFLEALTKSVFLMDVNLVSSSEVTQEGSTLKKFEISCLLERPNE; encoded by the coding sequence ATGATTAAAATCAATCTTGCGTCTTCAGCATCCATTGGCAGTTCCGCCGCTTTAAGTTCTTCTCTAGGAATTTCATCTGAGACTTTCTTGGCTCCTGATGAAGTTCGTAAAGAGGCCCTGAAGCGTTTGGTCCTTCTTTTGGTGGGGCCGCTGGCTCTTTATATTTACGAAAATCAAAATATTCCGCAGAAACAGGCTGATTTGAATTCAAAACAGCAAGTGCTGACAGAGTTGCAAAACTACAACGCGCGTGCGGCGGCTTCCGTTGCGGAAATTAAAAAGTTTAAAGAAGACGAAGCTTTGATGGAGGCGCGTATCGCCGCTTTGGAAAAAATCTCCAAAGACCGTCAAAGGGAAATCCGCGTGTTGGATTTGCTCCAGTCCGTGATTCCCGAAAAAGCTTGGGTCACACGTATTCAAATCAATCCGGAGCGTGTGAACATTCAAGGTCTTGCATTGAGTGACTTTGAAGTGTCTTCGTTCTTGGAAGCTTTGACGAAGAGTGTTTTCTTAATGGACGTCAACCTTGTGAGTTCCAGTGAAGTGACGCAAGAAGGGTCGACACTGAAAAAATTCGAGATCAGTTGTTTGTTGGAGAGACCAAATGAATAA
- the pilM gene encoding type IV pilus assembly protein PilM, translating into MFFKSKKVIGLDIGTSSIKLAEMDFNGKGAQLLSFGFAPTPPNAVSGGEIVDIPSVGLAIQSLINEVKSKRKSIATAMWGTAVIVKKITIPKMDRKLIKDQIRFEAEQYIPFDINNISLAHHILAGSSSPDTMDILLIAAQNELVTQYTQVIEVSGLSCGVLDVSGFALANAFELNYGKVPGEVVGILNFGASITNFVVVQNGEVIFCRDIPVGGANYTNEIHKAMGVTVAEAEALKLSAISRREVPDEVHSIISATNEAVTEEIRSSLDFLSATTNGLVLNRCFYTGGSSATSGLTETVSRVTGILMEPFNPFLRVKANPKKFSPEYLDQISSFAGVVTGLALRAVGDAT; encoded by the coding sequence GTGTTTTTTAAATCGAAGAAAGTGATTGGACTCGATATCGGAACGAGTTCTATTAAATTGGCTGAGATGGACTTCAATGGCAAAGGAGCCCAGCTGCTTTCTTTTGGTTTTGCGCCGACGCCGCCAAACGCTGTTTCTGGTGGTGAGATTGTTGATATCCCCTCTGTCGGCCTCGCGATTCAATCTCTGATTAATGAAGTAAAATCAAAACGTAAGAGTATCGCCACGGCGATGTGGGGAACGGCCGTCATCGTGAAGAAGATCACGATTCCGAAAATGGATCGAAAGCTCATCAAAGATCAAATCCGTTTTGAGGCTGAACAATACATTCCTTTTGATATCAACAATATCAGTCTGGCCCATCACATTCTGGCGGGCAGTAGTTCTCCAGACACGATGGATATTTTGTTGATTGCGGCGCAAAACGAGCTTGTCACTCAGTACACGCAAGTGATTGAAGTCAGCGGTTTGTCTTGCGGCGTTCTTGATGTGAGCGGTTTCGCTCTCGCCAATGCTTTTGAACTCAATTACGGAAAAGTCCCAGGCGAAGTCGTCGGTATCTTGAACTTCGGCGCTTCCATCACGAACTTCGTGGTCGTACAAAACGGCGAAGTTATTTTCTGCCGCGATATCCCGGTTGGCGGCGCGAACTACACGAACGAAATCCATAAAGCGATGGGCGTGACCGTGGCAGAGGCGGAAGCTTTAAAACTGAGTGCGATCTCTCGCCGCGAAGTTCCTGATGAAGTTCACAGTATCATCAGTGCAACGAATGAAGCCGTTACTGAAGAGATTCGCAGCAGCTTGGACTTCCTCAGCGCTACAACAAACGGTCTGGTTCTGAACAGATGTTTTTATACGGGTGGAAGTTCCGCGACGTCGGGACTGACTGAAACGGTTTCACGTGTGACAGGCATCCTCATGGAGCCGTTCAATCCGTTCTTGCGCGTGAAAGCAAATCCGAAAAAATTCTCTCCGGAATATCTTGATCAGATCAGTTCTTTTGCCGGTGTTGTGACAGGTTTGGCATTGCGTGCGGTGGGGGATGCGACATGA
- a CDS encoding A24 family peptidase, with protein MFDLDTFFYGLFFALGAIFGSFGNVIIYRLPREESVVKPRSYCYSCKTPIKWYDNIPIFSWFILRGKCRNCGAKFSFRYPLVEILTGVLFALSYHYAGISWTLLEYLLFVFGLVVCTFIDLDHMILPDEFTLSGIVIGLIGAALNPQREFLDSLFGVLMGGGFLWGMAYVYYLLTKNEGMGGGDIKLLAWIGAVLGWKAIPFVIMSSAVIGSVVGLIAARKQKEGLKTMIPFGPYLALGAVLYLFGGETIALWYLDLFLPGLS; from the coding sequence TTGTTTGATTTGGATACTTTCTTTTACGGCCTTTTCTTCGCTCTTGGCGCCATTTTCGGAAGCTTCGGGAACGTTATTATATATAGATTGCCTCGTGAAGAGAGCGTCGTAAAACCGCGCAGCTATTGTTACAGCTGTAAGACGCCAATCAAATGGTACGACAATATTCCTATTTTTAGCTGGTTCATTTTACGTGGGAAATGCCGCAACTGTGGCGCGAAATTTTCTTTTCGCTATCCGTTGGTTGAAATTCTAACGGGAGTCCTTTTTGCTTTGAGCTACCACTATGCCGGGATCTCTTGGACACTTCTGGAATACTTGCTTTTCGTTTTCGGTTTGGTTGTTTGCACCTTTATCGATCTCGATCACATGATCTTGCCGGATGAGTTCACGCTTTCGGGAATCGTGATTGGTTTGATCGGAGCCGCCCTCAATCCGCAAAGAGAATTCTTGGATTCTCTCTTTGGAGTTTTGATGGGGGGCGGGTTTCTTTGGGGGATGGCTTACGTTTACTACCTTCTCACGAAGAACGAAGGAATGGGCGGTGGAGATATCAAACTCCTTGCCTGGATCGGCGCCGTTTTGGGATGGAAGGCGATTCCATTTGTCATCATGTCCTCAGCAGTGATCGGATCCGTGGTTGGTTTGATCGCGGCTCGCAAGCAAAAAGAAGGTTTGAAAACGATGATCCCCTTCGGTCCTTACCTTGCTTTGGGCGCTGTCTTGTATCTTTTTGGTGGTGAGACGATTGCGCTTTGGTATCTGGACCTGTTCCTTCCGGGTCTGAGTTAA
- a CDS encoding ABC transporter permease, translated as MAKVWALARTTLREMLRERMFLVVVMIAIALLGLSFLLGALSFAEQRKILTDFGFLAIQVAVLGVSLFSGAYLLAKEIEKQTCLLILSRPVSREQFILGKIFGVLALNTLLLASLAILLWVLLGLWKESQLWLSFFEICLSLWFESAIILCWVICFSLIVRPVLALGAGFMVFLLGHWLGDLAFFAEKSKEAVFIKAVEIFHWVTPNFYRMNWKSAYFLENGIPAENIGWMLAHMVGWGLLLILLTQFFFRRKDIV; from the coding sequence ATGGCTAAGGTGTGGGCTTTGGCGCGAACAACATTGCGAGAGATGTTGCGTGAACGTATGTTTCTTGTGGTCGTAATGATCGCGATCGCTCTTTTGGGCCTAAGTTTTCTTTTGGGAGCCTTGTCTTTCGCTGAACAAAGAAAAATTCTAACTGATTTTGGTTTCTTGGCGATTCAAGTGGCGGTCCTCGGTGTTTCCTTATTCTCCGGGGCCTACCTTCTTGCGAAGGAAATTGAAAAACAAACGTGCCTTTTGATTCTTTCCCGTCCCGTGAGCCGAGAGCAATTTATCCTCGGAAAGATTTTCGGTGTACTGGCTTTGAACACTTTATTGCTCGCGTCTTTGGCGATTTTATTATGGGTTTTACTGGGGCTTTGGAAAGAATCTCAGCTCTGGCTCTCTTTTTTCGAGATTTGCCTCAGTTTGTGGTTTGAGAGCGCCATCATCCTTTGTTGGGTGATCTGCTTTAGTTTGATCGTGAGACCTGTTTTGGCTCTGGGCGCAGGCTTTATGGTATTTCTTTTGGGACATTGGCTGGGCGACCTCGCTTTCTTTGCAGAGAAAAGCAAAGAAGCTGTTTTTATCAAGGCTGTTGAGATCTTTCACTGGGTCACTCCGAATTTCTATCGCATGAATTGGAAGTCGGCTTATTTCTTGGAAAATGGAATTCCGGCGGAAAATATCGGTTGGATGTTGGCTCACATGGTAGGTTGGGGATTGCTTTTGATCCTTTTGACCCAGTTTTTCTTTAGGAGAAAAGACATTGTTTGA
- a CDS encoding ABC transporter ATP-binding protein, producing the protein MAVLTVEKLNKTFKGGLFEKDRHVLRDVTFALPEGETTGFVGSNGAGKTTTIKCIFDFIRPDSGRIHFFGKPLDSESKTRIGYLPERPYLYEFLTGMEFLRLHWNLCYGSSLKDFYERAQEALRKVDLLEAKDRRLRTYSKGMLQRVGIAQAILTRPDLLILDEPMSGLDPDGRALVKDILREEQKRGVSLFFSSHLLQDMEELCSHLVVINRGQILYDGVLSSFMAEFQSLERAFSVLKGREESHG; encoded by the coding sequence ATGGCCGTATTAACAGTCGAAAAACTCAACAAAACCTTTAAAGGGGGTCTTTTTGAAAAAGACCGCCATGTGTTGCGTGATGTGACCTTTGCGCTACCCGAGGGCGAAACGACAGGATTTGTCGGAAGTAACGGCGCGGGAAAAACAACGACTATTAAGTGTATTTTCGATTTCATTCGTCCTGATAGCGGGCGGATTCATTTCTTTGGAAAACCTTTAGACAGCGAAAGTAAAACACGGATTGGCTATCTTCCTGAGCGTCCTTACCTCTATGAATTTTTAACGGGCATGGAGTTTTTACGCCTGCATTGGAATCTTTGCTACGGTTCGTCTTTGAAAGACTTTTATGAGCGAGCCCAAGAGGCTCTTCGCAAAGTGGATTTGCTGGAAGCCAAGGACCGCCGCTTAAGAACTTATTCCAAAGGTATGTTGCAAAGAGTGGGTATTGCGCAAGCAATTCTGACGCGTCCTGATCTTTTGATTCTTGATGAGCCGATGTCGGGGTTAGATCCCGATGGGCGCGCTTTGGTGAAAGATATTCTGCGTGAAGAACAAAAACGGGGCGTGAGCCTCTTCTTTAGCTCCCATCTTTTGCAAGATATGGAAGAGCTTTGTTCGCATCTCGTCGTAATCAACCGTGGGCAAATTCTTTATGACGGTGTTTTGAGCTCGTTTATGGCGGAATTCCAAAGTTTAGAGCGGGCCTTCTCAGTTCTTAAAGGACGGGAGGAATCGCATGGCTAA
- the phnD gene encoding phosphate/phosphite/phosphonate ABC transporter substrate-binding protein, whose translation MKKLILGLITLLVFSTTQAADSNGTEATPPTITIGVIPGGNPENLREQGLALAKELQSKLNIPVNIYISKNYAGLIEAMKTKKVDFAFFSSLTYVFAEQQANAKVLLKKVWHEPYYYSAIITPKNSGIKKLKDLKGKRIAFVDDKSSSGYLYPQVALQKLGLSDKAFKEVAFTGNHQASIQFLEAKKVDAAAVFSDDEKGEQGAWIKFATDKKMKYRILWMSAPIPNDPFCVRQDFYDLYPKTTHTLMFALIDILEQEQNKNTYSEILGSRDLMPATSKQYDPVREMVKALNLELKP comes from the coding sequence TTGAAAAAACTCATTCTAGGACTGATCACTCTTCTTGTTTTTTCAACGACACAAGCTGCTGATTCAAATGGTACGGAGGCGACTCCTCCGACCATTACAATCGGGGTCATTCCTGGGGGTAATCCCGAGAACTTGCGAGAGCAAGGTCTCGCTTTAGCAAAAGAACTGCAAAGCAAACTCAACATTCCCGTCAATATTTATATTTCAAAAAACTATGCTGGTCTGATTGAGGCGATGAAAACAAAGAAGGTGGATTTCGCTTTCTTCTCTTCTTTGACTTATGTGTTTGCGGAACAACAGGCAAACGCGAAGGTCTTGTTGAAAAAAGTATGGCACGAACCTTACTATTATTCAGCAATCATCACGCCTAAAAATTCAGGCATTAAAAAACTCAAAGATTTAAAGGGAAAACGAATTGCGTTTGTCGATGATAAATCCTCTTCGGGCTATCTTTATCCGCAAGTGGCTTTGCAAAAACTAGGTCTTTCTGACAAAGCTTTTAAAGAAGTGGCTTTTACCGGAAACCACCAGGCGTCGATTCAATTTTTAGAAGCAAAAAAGGTGGACGCAGCGGCGGTATTTAGTGACGACGAAAAAGGCGAGCAGGGTGCCTGGATTAAATTCGCGACGGACAAAAAAATGAAATACCGCATTCTTTGGATGAGTGCGCCTATTCCCAACGACCCTTTCTGTGTTCGTCAGGATTTCTACGATCTTTATCCGAAGACAACGCATACTTTGATGTTTGCTTTGATTGATATTCTTGAGCAGGAACAAAATAAGAACACTTACTCTGAAATTTTAGGCTCTCGCGACTTGATGCCTGCCACTTCTAAACAGTATGATCCTGTGAGGGAGATGGTGAAGGCTCTGAATTTGGAGCTGAAGCCTTAG